Proteins encoded by one window of Thermococcus sp. Bubb.Bath:
- a CDS encoding UbiD family decarboxylase: MLEEILARFREDVVTVYEPVKKELEITRYLLKYKTRPVLFEDVEGWRVAGNIWSTRERIARFLGVSKEELLHFIAGAMENPRPFKEVDKAPFMRNSTKDFSLKELPVPKYYPGDRGQYFTSAMVIARDEDGFVNTSFHRIMVRDEKTASIRLVPRHLYSMWKEKAEKGEELDVRIIVGNPIHLLLAGAVSTAYGISELEIASAMSERAFGKPLEIVKVGGIPVPVESEFVFEAKITPELVDEGPFVDITGTYDIVRKQPLVVFERMYHVDEPIFHALLPGSYEHYMLMGLPKEPQIYASVKRVVPKVHGVRLTEGGAMWLHAVVSITKQHDGDGKNAIIAAFAGHPSLKRVIVVDEDINIYDDRDVEWAMATRFQPDKDLVIVTNARGSSLDPSAQDGLTAKWGIDATKLLKRKEEFERAKV; the protein is encoded by the coding sequence ATGCTCGAGGAAATCCTCGCTCGGTTTAGAGAGGACGTTGTAACCGTTTACGAGCCCGTGAAAAAAGAGCTTGAGATAACCAGATACCTGCTCAAGTACAAGACCCGGCCCGTTCTCTTTGAGGACGTCGAAGGGTGGAGGGTAGCGGGGAACATCTGGAGTACGAGGGAGAGGATAGCGCGCTTTTTGGGGGTCTCCAAAGAGGAACTGCTTCACTTCATCGCCGGCGCCATGGAGAACCCCAGACCTTTCAAAGAGGTCGATAAGGCGCCGTTCATGAGGAACTCCACGAAGGACTTCTCCCTCAAGGAGCTCCCAGTGCCGAAGTACTATCCCGGGGACAGGGGGCAGTACTTCACCTCCGCCATGGTTATCGCCAGGGACGAGGACGGTTTCGTTAACACATCCTTCCACAGGATTATGGTGCGCGATGAAAAAACCGCCTCAATACGCCTTGTCCCACGGCACCTCTACTCCATGTGGAAGGAGAAGGCCGAAAAGGGGGAGGAACTCGACGTCAGGATAATCGTGGGGAACCCCATCCACCTCCTCCTTGCTGGAGCTGTGAGCACCGCCTACGGGATCAGTGAGCTGGAAATAGCCTCCGCAATGAGCGAGAGAGCCTTTGGGAAGCCCCTTGAGATTGTCAAGGTGGGTGGCATCCCAGTCCCAGTTGAGAGCGAGTTCGTCTTCGAGGCCAAAATCACACCGGAGCTGGTGGACGAGGGACCCTTCGTGGATATAACCGGGACGTACGACATAGTGAGGAAACAACCCTTAGTTGTCTTTGAGAGGATGTATCACGTTGACGAACCGATATTCCATGCCCTCCTCCCTGGCTCCTACGAGCACTACATGCTGATGGGCCTCCCAAAGGAGCCGCAGATATACGCGAGCGTTAAGAGGGTCGTACCGAAAGTTCACGGCGTCCGCCTCACAGAGGGGGGAGCGATGTGGCTCCACGCGGTAGTTTCGATAACGAAGCAGCACGACGGGGACGGTAAGAACGCTATCATTGCGGCCTTTGCAGGCCATCCGAGCTTGAAGAGAGTCATCGTGGTCGATGAAGACATCAACATCTACGACGACAGGGACGTTGAGTGGGCGATGGCAACGCGCTTCCAGCCGGATAAAGACCTGGTAATAGTGACAAACGCCAGGGGAAGCTCCCTTGACCCTTCGGCCCAGGATGGACTGACGGCAAAATGGGGAATCGACGCGACAAAACTACTCAAAAGAAAGGAAGAGTTTGAGAGGGCGAAGGTCTGA
- a CDS encoding ABC transporter ATP-binding protein, protein MIKIENLLKNYRDVRALDGLNLEVKKGQVYGFLGPNGAGKSTTILSTLGLIYPQKGKIELFGEEVFKDGRFHEKTLLNAKKRIGYMPEHATLWDFLTPMQTLDMIGESFGMSREERAKRSRELLELLNLWGVKDKKVGKFSKGMRQRVLLAQALINDPELLILDEPMTGLDPTGIAEFKDIIRAQKKEGKTVFFSSHILAHVEEVCDTVGVIVRGKLRVEDSIENIKRDFLRKGGYLILLETDKPVSFDSADWQVEKVSETKYKIKSPEDIRPQINELVWSQGAKILQLMVRAPSLEEIFLKMVEEGNGKK, encoded by the coding sequence ATGATCAAGATAGAGAACCTCCTTAAAAATTATAGGGACGTGAGAGCCCTCGATGGTCTCAACCTTGAGGTCAAGAAGGGCCAGGTTTATGGGTTCCTCGGTCCCAACGGTGCCGGGAAGAGCACCACAATCTTAAGTACTCTCGGCCTCATTTATCCTCAAAAGGGGAAGATAGAGCTCTTCGGCGAAGAGGTGTTCAAAGACGGGAGATTCCACGAAAAGACCCTCCTAAACGCGAAAAAGAGGATCGGCTACATGCCGGAGCACGCTACCCTCTGGGACTTCCTCACCCCAATGCAGACCCTGGACATGATAGGAGAATCCTTTGGAATGTCCAGGGAGGAGAGGGCCAAGCGGAGCAGGGAGCTCCTTGAACTCCTGAACCTCTGGGGGGTAAAGGACAAGAAGGTCGGAAAGTTCTCGAAGGGAATGCGGCAGAGGGTTCTCCTGGCCCAGGCACTCATAAACGACCCCGAGCTCCTCATACTGGACGAACCCATGACCGGTCTCGATCCCACTGGGATAGCGGAGTTCAAGGACATCATCAGGGCCCAGAAGAAGGAAGGGAAAACGGTGTTCTTTTCATCCCACATCCTGGCCCACGTTGAGGAGGTCTGCGATACCGTTGGGGTTATAGTGAGGGGTAAGCTACGCGTGGAGGACAGCATAGAGAACATAAAGAGAGATTTCCTCAGAAAGGGCGGCTACCTGATACTCCTTGAGACGGACAAGCCAGTGAGCTTCGATTCCGCTGACTGGCAGGTCGAGAAGGTGAGCGAGACGAAGTACAAGATAAAATCCCCGGAGGACATCAGACCGCAGATTAACGAGCTCGTGTGGAGCCAGGGGGCGAAGATACTTCAGCTCATGGTTCGTGCACCCAGTCTGGAGGAGATATTCCTCAAAATGGTGGAAGAGGGGAACGGAAAGAAGTGA
- a CDS encoding N-glycosylase/DNA lyase, whose translation MTLEKYVKIHYRADKDKVERIREILRELGVECARIIEEKVDLQFDALRNLRENLGNDELFLNLVVANSIVSYQLSGKGENWWWEFSRYFSSHPPKGGIVDAYLEFLPASRTNRRLVARKLSRLKKLEPFLDSLDIDDLRNYYFAGMVKLREELAETLGSRKSAKTVVFAIKMFGYAGRIAFEEFVPYPMELEIPEDVRIKVYTGRITNEPPVSFWGRVSKETGVPPLHIDSILWPALGGNERVVERLQRHCGERAKLVLELTEL comes from the coding sequence ATGACGCTGGAGAAGTACGTTAAAATACACTACAGGGCCGATAAAGACAAAGTTGAGAGGATTAGGGAAATTCTAAGGGAGCTTGGGGTAGAATGCGCCAGGATAATCGAGGAAAAGGTTGACCTCCAGTTCGACGCCCTCAGAAACCTCCGGGAGAACCTCGGAAACGACGAACTGTTCCTGAATCTCGTTGTTGCCAACTCGATAGTGAGCTACCAGCTGAGCGGGAAGGGGGAGAACTGGTGGTGGGAGTTCTCAAGGTATTTCTCCTCCCATCCGCCCAAGGGGGGCATAGTGGATGCCTACTTGGAGTTTTTGCCGGCTTCACGAACCAACCGCCGCCTCGTTGCTAGAAAACTAAGCAGACTGAAGAAGCTGGAGCCCTTCCTCGATTCACTCGACATCGATGACTTGAGGAACTACTACTTCGCCGGCATGGTGAAACTCAGGGAAGAGCTTGCAGAAACCCTTGGATCCAGGAAGAGCGCAAAAACCGTAGTTTTTGCCATCAAAATGTTCGGCTACGCCGGGAGGATAGCCTTCGAGGAGTTCGTCCCGTATCCAATGGAGCTTGAGATACCCGAGGACGTCAGGATAAAGGTATACACGGGGAGAATAACCAACGAGCCCCCCGTATCTTTCTGGGGGAGAGTATCAAAGGAGACAGGAGTTCCACCCCTCCATATAGACTCCATCCTTTGGCCGGCCCTCGGGGGAAACGAGCGGGTCGTGGAGCGGCTCCAGCGGCACTGTGGGGAACGGGCAAAGCTCGTCCTTGAACTCACGGAGCTTTGA
- a CDS encoding beta-ribofuranosylaminobenzene 5'-phosphate synthase family protein, translating into MIIRTPRRLHMGLIDPSGSLGRRFGSLGVAIEGGYEVRMIPSESIEIKAEGEDRETILEALNAMNGSFETGTGYSIEVRRGIPRHVGLGSTTQLSLAVGTGIAKLNGLNVTIEEIARVLGRGKNSGVGIHAFRLGGFVLDGGVRNGIPPLIVRHEFPEEWAFLIIIPEFRPGFDEVEEKPVMASLGGNPQAAREISHVILLGLLPALVESNIRDFGKSLTRIQELVGSHFSGYQGGEFREDVGILLDFLRERSYGYGQSSWGPTVYGLILRDEGERLVEEAQDYMNDHGIRGTVEIGVPRNRGAEIIQENAFLERLIKSVGSGRG; encoded by the coding sequence ATGATAATAAGAACACCTCGGAGACTTCACATGGGACTCATCGATCCCTCCGGAAGCTTAGGGAGGAGGTTTGGGTCCCTGGGGGTGGCTATAGAAGGCGGATATGAGGTCAGGATGATCCCCTCAGAATCCATCGAAATCAAAGCTGAAGGCGAGGACAGGGAGACGATCCTGGAGGCCCTGAATGCGATGAACGGCTCCTTTGAAACCGGTACGGGTTACTCCATTGAGGTGCGGAGGGGCATTCCGAGGCACGTCGGTCTGGGTTCGACAACCCAGCTGAGCCTCGCGGTAGGCACCGGTATCGCAAAGCTGAACGGTCTCAACGTTACAATCGAAGAGATAGCCCGGGTTCTGGGACGGGGAAAGAACAGTGGCGTCGGGATACACGCCTTCCGGCTCGGAGGTTTCGTGCTCGACGGCGGGGTTCGCAACGGCATTCCTCCCCTCATCGTTCGGCATGAGTTCCCGGAGGAGTGGGCTTTTTTGATAATCATCCCGGAGTTTCGGCCCGGATTTGACGAGGTTGAGGAGAAGCCCGTAATGGCCTCTCTGGGGGGGAATCCCCAGGCCGCGAGGGAGATAAGTCACGTAATCCTCCTGGGTCTACTCCCGGCCCTCGTGGAGAGTAACATCAGGGACTTTGGAAAGAGCCTGACCCGGATTCAGGAACTGGTTGGAAGCCACTTCAGCGGCTACCAGGGCGGGGAGTTCAGGGAGGATGTTGGAATCCTCCTCGACTTTCTGAGGGAAAGGAGCTATGGTTACGGCCAGAGCAGCTGGGGGCCGACGGTTTACGGTCTCATTCTGCGCGATGAAGGTGAGAGGCTGGTTGAAGAGGCCCAGGACTACATGAACGACCACGGCATCAGGGGAACGGTTGAGATAGGTGTTCCTCGGAACAGGGGCGCCGAGATAATTCAGGAGAACGCGTTTTTGGAGAGGTTGATAAAGTCCGTTGGCAGCGGGCGGGGATGA
- a CDS encoding ABC transporter permease subunit: MLVLLWGLRLELKKSLRTKKFWAVVIVMLLLYIPVLYAMKSVHPFGREFTASEIVSGLISVTLSLAKFFITILAIVLGATAINAEITEGTLRVALSKPISRLGYITGKLLGHLVALFAAIFAAVVVTIIGVTLMGVDVTGSLVSDVILLNLAILVAMLEFLALGYIISLFVKSTSTAIGIAIVLLFLVSLMSPILVDYFAHSKAEQLTREKFGPNWETMDYGVAPYVQYNQSMNGTRPYLERQHKSPYDYLNEQYNRIKRDYEKKYLFFDPITQLDYLLGNLSEKVHVTITNTTYYPMVQEGPMMVADYKHPIKTEVTNTTEKGYCKGATYSGGSTTKTINGTPVEEVHEMRCYTMDVYRGVGYSIKQNLDRLWVLIGVTLVYLGIAFYRFLRMDLR; encoded by the coding sequence GTGTTGGTGTTGTTGTGGGGACTGAGACTTGAGCTTAAGAAGAGCCTTCGAACGAAGAAGTTCTGGGCGGTTGTTATAGTAATGCTCCTGCTCTATATACCCGTGCTCTACGCGATGAAGAGCGTTCACCCCTTTGGGAGGGAGTTTACGGCCTCTGAGATAGTCTCCGGCCTCATCTCGGTGACCCTCTCCCTGGCGAAGTTCTTCATCACGATACTGGCGATAGTTCTCGGGGCAACGGCGATAAACGCTGAAATAACCGAAGGAACGCTCAGGGTAGCCCTGAGCAAACCGATAAGCCGGCTTGGTTATATCACAGGAAAGCTTCTCGGCCACCTTGTTGCCCTCTTTGCGGCAATATTCGCGGCAGTGGTGGTGACGATAATCGGGGTTACCCTTATGGGTGTTGACGTAACTGGAAGCCTGGTCTCGGACGTTATCCTGCTGAACCTGGCTATTCTCGTGGCCATGCTGGAGTTTCTGGCCCTGGGATACATAATCTCCCTCTTCGTAAAGTCGACCTCAACCGCCATAGGCATCGCAATAGTGCTGCTCTTCCTCGTATCCCTCATGAGCCCGATACTGGTCGACTACTTTGCCCACTCCAAGGCGGAGCAGCTGACGAGGGAGAAGTTCGGGCCCAACTGGGAGACAATGGATTATGGCGTTGCCCCATACGTCCAGTACAATCAGTCCATGAATGGGACGAGACCGTACCTCGAGAGACAACACAAATCCCCCTACGACTACCTCAACGAGCAGTACAATCGTATCAAGAGGGACTACGAGAAGAAATACCTCTTCTTTGACCCGATAACGCAGCTCGACTACCTGCTGGGTAACCTCTCGGAGAAGGTTCATGTAACGATCACGAACACCACGTACTATCCAATGGTTCAAGAAGGCCCTATGATGGTAGCCGACTACAAACATCCCATAAAAACTGAGGTAACGAACACTACTGAGAAAGGATACTGTAAGGGTGCCACTTACTCCGGTGGAAGCACAACGAAGACAATAAATGGAACTCCCGTAGAGGAAGTACACGAAATGCGCTGCTACACTATGGACGTGTATAGAGGAGTTGGCTACTCCATCAAACAGAACCTTGACAGGCTCTGGGTTCTCATCGGAGTTACGCTCGTGTACCTTGGAATAGCGTTCTACCGCTTCCTCCGTATGGATCTGAGGTGA
- a CDS encoding DEAD/DEAH box helicase has product MSTVTMKIPDGSMRVHVAKADPKVYFLIYDLLTYKKDYGKWEKPESLYDPYTNTFPLGLLPRVRAFLKEKGYRVRVRDERTPRGYELNSTWNETYKLRRYQERVITKAIKEKMGVLALPVGSGKTIVGLGIIHRLNVSALIVVHTKELLYQWADKVKEVLGVEVGIIGDNKWREGDVTVAMIQTLLSRGPEKLENEYGVVVFDECHRTSAAEKFYELGLKLPQMYRFGLSATPWRRIRGEEIKIEAVVGPIIYEIRAEDLIKEKFLSKPRFEVIKYESEMPSFSERYKELYEDMIMNNMARNRAIVEKAVELVKKGHRVLIDVKRLEHGKILKELLEKGGIRAEFLSSQSPNRWEILEEFKEGRIPVLVSTLLKEGVDIPEISAIILAGGGKSDIMTIQTIGRALRPKKRMKAVIVDVEDDDPLLFTHFIERQKALKQYYGKYYDSEAESLYNEISQSPKRAARDKA; this is encoded by the coding sequence ATGTCCACGGTCACCATGAAGATTCCGGACGGTTCAATGAGGGTTCACGTTGCGAAGGCTGATCCAAAGGTTTACTTCCTCATCTATGACCTGTTGACATACAAGAAGGACTACGGAAAGTGGGAGAAGCCCGAAAGCCTCTACGACCCCTACACGAACACGTTCCCCCTGGGGCTCCTGCCGAGGGTGAGGGCCTTCCTCAAGGAGAAGGGCTACCGCGTTCGCGTTAGGGACGAGAGAACTCCAAGAGGTTATGAGCTGAACTCCACGTGGAACGAGACCTATAAACTCCGGCGCTACCAGGAGAGGGTAATAACGAAGGCCATCAAAGAGAAGATGGGTGTTCTGGCCCTCCCAGTTGGAAGCGGGAAGACCATAGTGGGGCTCGGGATAATCCACCGCCTGAACGTCTCCGCCCTCATAGTCGTCCACACCAAGGAGCTTCTCTACCAGTGGGCGGACAAGGTGAAGGAAGTCCTTGGAGTTGAGGTGGGGATCATAGGCGATAACAAGTGGCGCGAGGGAGACGTGACAGTGGCCATGATACAGACCCTCCTCTCCAGGGGTCCGGAGAAACTTGAGAACGAGTACGGCGTGGTCGTCTTCGATGAGTGCCACAGAACTTCCGCCGCCGAGAAGTTCTATGAGCTTGGGCTTAAACTTCCCCAGATGTACCGCTTTGGCCTTTCCGCGACCCCTTGGAGAAGGATTAGGGGGGAAGAGATAAAGATAGAGGCCGTCGTTGGGCCAATAATCTACGAGATTAGGGCAGAGGATCTAATAAAGGAGAAATTCCTCTCAAAGCCAAGGTTTGAGGTTATAAAGTACGAGTCGGAGATGCCGTCCTTCAGTGAGAGGTACAAAGAGCTTTACGAGGACATGATTATGAACAACATGGCCAGAAACCGGGCTATTGTCGAGAAGGCGGTAGAGCTAGTTAAAAAGGGACACAGAGTTCTCATAGACGTCAAAAGACTTGAGCACGGCAAAATCCTCAAGGAACTGCTGGAGAAGGGGGGAATCCGGGCCGAGTTCCTCAGCTCCCAGAGTCCGAATAGGTGGGAAATCCTAGAGGAGTTCAAGGAGGGCAGGATTCCGGTGCTCGTCTCCACCCTCCTCAAGGAGGGAGTCGACATCCCAGAAATCTCCGCCATAATCCTGGCCGGCGGCGGTAAGAGCGACATCATGACGATCCAGACTATAGGGAGGGCGCTAAGGCCCAAGAAAAGGATGAAAGCGGTTATCGTGGATGTGGAGGACGACGACCCCCTCCTGTTCACGCACTTCATCGAGAGGCAGAAGGCCCTCAAGCAGTACTACGGAAAGTACTACGACAGTGAAGCGGAGAGCCTCTATAACGAGATAAGCCAGTCTCCAAAGAGGGCGGCGCGAGATAAAGCGTAG
- a CDS encoding AI-2E family transporter: MRSETIVWIVISAVIFYLIWLVIEPVLSPIIIALTIVYVTYPAHVRLEKRVGAKKSAFILTILLSIISFLFIIGFVLWISEVKYQLVGYLESFFNWLQSVTVSSQTLNEVLAATSQGVSTRLEKYIISYTYSLPKLSLEVFIMIFVYYGALLNVQEIVEEVYSLIPTTNREFGLRLIDATRNTLDTLLKSWLSLSVIKGSTAALGFWVFGVSQPSGAIALGILVAVLELLPLLGGWMVWLPMAFYLGRSSGILMAILFSLYSAVAVSPAPDILLVPRMTIKKRGLNAFISLVGIFGGLWAFGLVGIIIGPVALGLLTTVAEEWKNMVKEV, encoded by the coding sequence ATGAGAAGTGAAACGATAGTCTGGATAGTTATCTCTGCGGTTATCTTTTACCTTATATGGCTCGTTATCGAGCCCGTCCTCTCGCCGATAATCATTGCGCTGACTATCGTCTATGTTACCTACCCCGCTCATGTCCGACTGGAGAAGCGGGTAGGGGCCAAGAAGTCGGCGTTCATCCTGACGATCCTCCTATCCATCATCTCATTTCTCTTCATAATCGGCTTCGTCCTCTGGATCTCTGAGGTCAAGTACCAGCTGGTGGGCTACCTTGAATCTTTCTTCAACTGGCTTCAGTCGGTTACTGTCTCATCCCAGACACTCAACGAAGTTCTCGCCGCCACGAGCCAGGGCGTCTCAACGAGGCTTGAGAAATACATCATCAGCTACACCTACTCCCTCCCGAAGCTCTCCCTTGAGGTATTCATCATGATATTCGTCTACTACGGGGCACTCCTCAACGTTCAAGAGATAGTGGAGGAGGTCTACTCCCTCATACCCACTACCAACAGGGAGTTCGGCCTCAGGCTCATAGACGCAACTAGGAACACGCTTGATACCCTTCTGAAGAGCTGGCTCAGCCTCAGCGTAATAAAGGGGAGCACCGCGGCACTCGGCTTCTGGGTCTTCGGCGTCTCCCAGCCCAGTGGCGCGATAGCCCTGGGAATTCTCGTAGCCGTCCTTGAGCTCCTCCCACTCCTTGGAGGATGGATGGTGTGGCTCCCAATGGCGTTCTACCTCGGCCGATCCAGCGGTATTCTCATGGCCATCCTGTTCTCACTCTACTCTGCGGTCGCGGTTTCTCCAGCTCCGGATATACTCCTCGTGCCCAGGATGACTATCAAAAAGCGCGGCCTAAACGCTTTCATATCCCTCGTTGGTATATTTGGGGGGCTTTGGGCTTTTGGACTGGTGGGCATAATAATCGGTCCAGTTGCCCTCGGCCTCCTAACCACAGTGGCCGAGGAGTGGAAGAACATGGTTAAGGAGGTATAG
- a CDS encoding PH1570 family protein: MLCEEKLEVFENGFEDGKFNLRVEFYGKDARKVLLAVIRELYVPEYGEDYVYPFECAKEFWGIPLEPDEIVKEEFTPKPVKFLNRAIFDRLEEVLDSIGVSWRPDFERIQVHRLKTGYLAVGKDFILNEDRGVLFTFSKPSAAGLILKYMGMLDEK, translated from the coding sequence ATGCTCTGTGAAGAAAAGCTAGAGGTCTTTGAGAACGGCTTTGAGGACGGAAAGTTCAACCTCCGGGTTGAGTTCTACGGGAAGGATGCCCGAAAGGTCCTGCTTGCAGTGATAAGGGAGCTCTACGTGCCGGAATACGGGGAGGACTACGTGTACCCCTTCGAGTGTGCTAAAGAGTTCTGGGGCATCCCCCTAGAGCCTGACGAAATCGTCAAGGAAGAGTTCACACCAAAGCCGGTAAAGTTCCTGAACAGGGCTATCTTTGACCGGTTGGAAGAAGTCCTGGACAGTATTGGGGTTTCATGGCGGCCCGACTTTGAGCGTATCCAGGTTCACAGGCTTAAGACTGGCTACCTTGCAGTTGGAAAGGACTTCATCCTCAATGAGGATAGGGGAGTGCTCTTCACGTTCAGTAAGCCCTCCGCGGCGGGACTCATATTAAAGTACATGGGGATGCTTGATGAGAAGTGA
- a CDS encoding PQ-loop domain-containing transporter yields the protein MTPAEILGLIGMLLLVGSWVPQTVETIKRKECPLNMGFIMIYFTASVLLTIYAYAGRDWIFTTLNGLAAFQSGINLYVKLFEK from the coding sequence ATGACACCAGCGGAGATACTTGGACTCATCGGAATGCTGCTCCTCGTTGGTTCTTGGGTTCCGCAGACGGTGGAGACGATAAAGAGGAAGGAGTGCCCTCTGAACATGGGATTCATCATGATATACTTCACAGCCTCCGTCCTCTTGACTATATACGCCTATGCTGGAAGGGACTGGATATTCACGACGCTCAACGGGCTGGCCGCGTTCCAGAGCGGCATAAACCTCTACGTGAAGCTCTTTGAGAAGTGA
- the sppA gene encoding signal peptide peptidase SppA encodes MSKQMRAEVWKYITFILVLILGVFVTSTALLYLQNQSIEHYTPVPVNTTCTSNVTGGFSNLELQARVQELEAQLRAVELERNVTSSNATIAVVPIFGLIDDGTALNVVPTLMRLASNDSIGGVLLWIESPGGDVGAVRDIYHAVLTLKAKKPVVAYTGGEAASGGYYIAVGADRIVADPLAEIGSIGVLYVHYDYSQNYALNGIKVTVFKTGPHKDMGAEWRALTPEEKKEIQNMVNVYFQSFIDAVSYGRNMTRNETLKYATGETWFAANLTGTLVDETGNFQTAVSELERLMNVSSARIKLYEYPTGGYSLGSIGSTALYLDPRYVRLLPGGG; translated from the coding sequence GTGAGTAAACAGATGAGGGCAGAAGTCTGGAAGTACATCACTTTCATCCTCGTTCTCATCCTTGGGGTCTTCGTTACCTCAACTGCGCTGCTCTATCTCCAGAACCAGAGCATCGAACACTACACTCCCGTTCCCGTCAACACCACCTGTACATCAAATGTCACCGGCGGTTTCTCGAACCTTGAACTCCAAGCACGAGTTCAGGAGCTTGAGGCCCAGCTGAGGGCAGTCGAGCTGGAGAGGAACGTAACCTCATCAAACGCAACGATAGCCGTCGTCCCAATCTTCGGTCTGATAGATGATGGAACCGCCCTGAACGTCGTCCCAACCCTAATGAGGCTCGCCTCCAACGACTCAATTGGAGGGGTTCTCCTGTGGATTGAGAGCCCTGGAGGGGACGTTGGGGCTGTCAGGGATATTTATCACGCGGTCCTCACCCTCAAAGCCAAGAAACCCGTAGTCGCTTACACCGGCGGTGAAGCGGCCTCCGGCGGTTACTACATAGCCGTTGGGGCGGACAGAATAGTGGCGGATCCCCTTGCCGAGATCGGGAGCATTGGAGTCCTCTACGTCCACTACGACTACTCTCAGAACTACGCCTTGAACGGAATAAAGGTGACGGTGTTCAAAACCGGCCCCCACAAGGACATGGGCGCCGAATGGAGGGCCCTGACGCCAGAGGAGAAAAAGGAGATACAAAATATGGTAAACGTCTACTTCCAGAGCTTCATCGACGCGGTAAGCTACGGGCGGAACATGACGAGGAACGAGACCCTGAAGTACGCCACTGGTGAAACCTGGTTTGCAGCAAACCTGACCGGAACCCTCGTTGATGAAACCGGAAACTTTCAGACTGCCGTGAGTGAGCTTGAGAGGCTCATGAACGTTTCCTCTGCAAGGATAAAGCTCTATGAGTATCCTACCGGGGGCTATTCCCTCGGAAGCATCGGGAGCACCGCCCTCTACTTGGACCCGCGCTACGTGAGGCTCCTCCCAGGGGGTGGTTGA
- a CDS encoding phosphoribosyltransferase, with the protein MKKFPAYLASWEDIEKWAKEGAWKVLEDGWKPDVVVGLARGGWVAARLYCDYLGVKDLVSLKVEHWGVTATPDGKARLKYGSNYDLSGKKVLIVDDISDTGESLTLAKNYVEGQNPAEVKTATLLTIRGSRFKPDFYGEEIDWAWIVFPWNFVEDMINLVGNLFEERKALTTDEIVEMFKELHGMEVPKGRLEEALQMAERRKVFKFRGGAWLKARRV; encoded by the coding sequence ATGAAGAAGTTTCCAGCTTATCTGGCTTCTTGGGAAGACATAGAAAAGTGGGCGAAGGAAGGAGCCTGGAAGGTTCTCGAAGATGGATGGAAGCCCGACGTTGTGGTTGGGCTTGCAAGGGGCGGCTGGGTCGCCGCGAGGCTTTACTGCGACTATCTCGGCGTCAAAGACCTCGTCAGCCTCAAGGTTGAGCACTGGGGAGTAACCGCAACCCCAGACGGCAAGGCCAGGCTGAAGTATGGCAGCAACTACGACCTGAGCGGCAAGAAGGTTCTCATAGTTGACGACATCAGCGACACTGGCGAGAGCCTGACCCTCGCCAAGAACTACGTCGAAGGGCAGAATCCGGCCGAGGTAAAGACTGCCACGCTTCTAACGATAAGGGGTTCGCGCTTCAAGCCAGACTTCTACGGTGAGGAAATAGACTGGGCCTGGATAGTCTTCCCGTGGAACTTCGTCGAGGATATGATAAACCTCGTGGGCAACCTCTTCGAGGAGAGAAAAGCTCTAACCACCGATGAAATCGTCGAGATGTTCAAGGAGCTCCACGGCATGGAAGTTCCAAAGGGCAGACTCGAAGAGGCGCTCCAGATGGCCGAGCGCAGGAAGGTTTTTAAGTTCCGCGGGGGAGCCTGGCTCAAAGCCCGACGGGTGTGA